In one Brassica oleracea var. oleracea cultivar TO1000 chromosome C9, BOL, whole genome shotgun sequence genomic region, the following are encoded:
- the LOC106319177 gene encoding C2 domain-containing protein At1g63220-like, with amino-acid sequence MPHGTLEVVLVSAKGLEDSDFLNSMDPYVLLTCRTQDQKSNVASGQGTTPEWNETFIFNVSEGTTELKAKIFDTDVGTEDDPLGEATISLEAVFLEGDIPPSAYNVVKDEEFKGEIWIALSFKPSENRSRGFEEESYGGWKNSEASY; translated from the exons ATGCCGCATGGAACGCTTGAAGTTGTTCTTGTCAGTGCCAAAGGTCTCGAGGATTCTGATTTTCTGA ATAGCATGGATCCTTATGTGCTCCTCACATGCCGGACTCAAGATCAGAAGAGCAATGTTGCATCAG GACAAGGCACAACTCCGGAATGGAACGAGACATTTATCTTCAATGTCTCTGAAGGAACTACAGAGTTAAAAGCCAAAATCTTTGACACAGATGTTGGCACGGAGGATGATCCCCTTGGTGAAGCAAC TATTTCACTGGAGGCGGTTTTCTTGGAAGGAGATATCCCACCATCTGCATACAATGTGGTGAAGGATGAAGAGTTCAAAGGCGAGATCTGGATCGCACTATCCTTCAAACCTTCG GAAAACCGAAGCAGGGGTTTCGAAGAGGAGTCTTATGGAGGCTGGAAAAACTCTGAAGCATCTTACTAA